The following proteins are encoded in a genomic region of Oryza brachyantha chromosome 11, ObraRS2, whole genome shotgun sequence:
- the LOC102701116 gene encoding zinc finger protein ZAT8-like: MEVATSSTSTRSSPVKLMLLLTLSPASKVISKGSGSCRRVQLGGEFQCRTCGRRFSTFQALGGHRTSHKRPRVRADGLELLLGARPGKAGGGGRASSPVVHRCDMCGKVFSTGQALGGHMRRHRPLVAAGSRSAVSTTWMGMGTGTTAAATMSGSSSEERDDDDDDDAHDYNLIHFL; encoded by the coding sequence ATGGAGGTCGCCACCAGTAGTACGTCGACGCGATCTTCTCCGGTGAAGCTAATGCTGCTGCTGACACTGTCTCCGGCGAGCAAGGTAATCTCCAAGGGCAGCGGAAGCTGCAGGCGGGTGCAGCTCGGCGGCGAGTTCCAGTGCCGGACATGCGGCCGGCGGTTCTCCACGTTCCAGGCCCTCGGCGGCCACCGGACCAGCCACAAACGGCCGCGGGTGCGCGCCGACGGCCtggagctcctcctcggcgcACGTCCCGGTAaggccggcggtggtggcagGGCCTCGTCGCCGGTAGTGCACCGGTGCGACATGTGCGGCAAGGTGTTTTCCACCGGCCAGGCGCTCGGCGGGCAcatgcgccgccaccgcccgctgGTGGCCGCCGGTAGTCGTAGCGCCGTGTCCACGACGTGGATGGGAATGGGAACgggaacgacggcggcggcgacaatgTCCGGCTCGTCGTCGGAAGAGCGtgatgacgatgacgacgacgacgcgcacGATTATAATTTGATCCACTTTTTGTGa
- the LOC102701390 gene encoding protein ALP1-like: MAPLRGAKRRRKAAAEKKAAMAAAAAAGGAPGAGGGDWWDGFCMRMSGTLSCIEDAQRFESIFKMPRRTFNYICSLVRDEMMVRSSSYTFLDGKVLSLEDRVAVALIRLNSGGSLVTVGSAVGVNHSTVSLITWRFVEAMEERASHHLRWPDSSEMEKIKSMFEKIQGLPNCCGVVDTTHITMCLSSAEPNCKVWLDHEKNYSMVLQAVISPDMRFMDIVTGWPGSMKESSILHSSGLFKMCEKGARLNGSKQALSDGSEIGEYIIGDAGYPLLPWLLTPYQENNLSDAKVEFNKRHAAAIAVAPRTLVKFKDTWKFLHGEMWRPDKHKLPRIIHVCCMLHNIIIGLQGSAMVEADMSNNHDANYKQQVCQLADENAVMVRDKLSEHLVSS; encoded by the exons ATGGCGCCGTTGCGTGGGGCCAAGCGacggaggaaggcggcggcggagaagaaggctgcaatggcggcggctgctgcggcgggAGGCGCGCCcggggcaggcggcggcgactggtGGGACGGCTTCTGCATGCGGATGTCAG GAACCTTATCTTGTATTGAGGATGCACAAAGATTTGAGTCTATCTTCAAAATGCCAAGGAGAACCTTCAACTACATCTGTAGCCTGGTGAGAGATGAAATGATGGTGAGGTCTAGCAGCTATACCTTTCTTGACGGGAAGGTGCTATCTTTAGAAgatcgggtggcggtggcTCTGATAAGGTTGAATTCTGGTGGATCACTGGTGACTGTTGGATCTGCTGTTGGTGTAAACCACTCAACTGTCTCACTGATAACATGGAGATTTGTTGAGGCTATGGAGGAGCGAGCGAGCCACCATTTGCGGTGGCCAGATTCCAGTGAAATGGAGAAGATCAAATCCATGTTTGAGAAGATACAGGGATTGCCAAACTGCTGTGGTGTCGTAGACACAACACACATCACAATGTGCCTTTCTTCAGCTGAGCCAAACTGTAAGGTCTGGCTGGACCATGAGAAAAATTACAGCATGGTCTTGCAAGCTGTTATCAGTCCAGACATGAGGTTCATGGACATTGTGACAGGATGGCCTGGTAGCATGAAAGAGTCTAGCATTTTGCATAGCTCGGGTCTTTTCAAGATGTGTGAAAAAGGTGCACGGCTGAACGGCAGCAAGCAGGCATTGTCAGATGGTTCAGAAATTGGCGAATACATAATCGGCGATGCAGGATATCCTCTTCTTCCCTGGTTGCTCACACCTTACCAAGAAAATAATCTCTCGGACGCCAAAGTAGAGTTCAATAAGAGACATGCAGCAGCCATAGCTGTTGCACCAAGGACACTGGTGAAGTTCAAAGACACATGGAAGTTCCTTCATGGCGAGATGTGGCGCCCCGACAAGCACAAGCTGCCTCGTATAATCCATGTGTGCTGCATGCTGCATAACATAATCATAGGCCTTCAGGGTTCAGCAATGGTTGAGGCAGACATGTCGAACAATCACGACGCGAATTACAAGCAGCAGGTGTGCCAGTTAGCAGATGAGAATGCTGTCATGGTGAGGGATAAACTGTCCGAACACTTGGTCAGCAGTTGA